A region from the Benincasa hispida cultivar B227 chromosome 8, ASM972705v1, whole genome shotgun sequence genome encodes:
- the LOC120082447 gene encoding uncharacterized protein LOC120082447 isoform X3, producing the protein MGKRDKKQKHHDGHSRRRDFKFTSEGEVMEDGDFNSYPLPSPSARELEEDEEEVEEEEEEQETTNESSSMGIPSKFQLYQQSVQSPKGDISYLQKFFLMYVGGRQPIHLQEDFCGTALLSLEWLRSDSRRTAVGLDLDLEALVWCMENNFNRTGADVYSRISLFHGNVLNPSEARLVNPEPREDLIENLTLEDSKDNPKASASESIVKEESASFNDNEYLKRNITLDARDIVCAFNYSCCCLHSRADLVTYFKHARASLSRKGGIFVMDLYGGTSSEQKLKLQRKFANFKAEYIWEQAEFDIIGRKTRISLHFDLKKQQKKLRHAFSYSWRLWSLPEIKDCLEEAGFRSVHFWIRQMPDTEEIKSIEGFGAGSEVKYEEVETFQQKDSWNAYIVGVL; encoded by the exons ATGGGAAAGCGAGACAAGAAGCAGAAGCATCACGATGGACATTCTCGTCGAAGGGATTTCAAGTTTACTTCAGAAGGAGAAGTTATGGAAGATGGTGATTTCAACAGCTATCCCCTTCCCTCACCTTCTGCCAGAGAACtagaagaagacgaagaagaagTTGAAGAGGAAGAGGAGGAACAAGAAACAACCAACGAGAGCTCATCAATGGGTATTCCTTCGAAGTTTCAACTCTATCAACAATCTGTTCAG TCGCCCAAAGGAGACATAAGCTATTTGCAGAAGTTCTTTCTAATGTACGTGGGTGGTAGGCAACCGATCCATTTACAAGAAGATTTTTGTGGCACTGCACTTTTAAG TTTAGAGTGGCTTCGAAGTGATTCACGTAGGACTGCTGTGGGATTGGATCTTGACCTTGAGGCATTAGTCTGGTGCATGGAGAACAATTTTAATCGAACTGGGGCTGATGTATATTCCAGAATCTCTCTTTTTCATGGAAATGTATTGAATCCTTCTGAAGCCAGGCTTGTCAATCCTGAGCCTAGGGAGGATCTGATTGAAAATTTAACATTGGAAGATAGTAAAGATAATCCCAAAGCCAGTGCATCAGAATCCATTGTGAAAGAGGAATCTGCATCTTTTAACGATAATGAGTACTTGAAGAGGAACATTACATTGGATGCCAGAGATATTGTATGTGCATTTAACTACAGCTGTTGTTGTCTCCATTCACGTGCAGATCTTGTTACATATTTCAAGCATGCTCGTGCTAGCTTATCCAGAAAGGGTGGCATATTTGTCATGGATTTGTATGGTGGTACCTCGTCAGAACAGAAGTTGAAGCTTCAAAGGAAATTTGCTAATTTTAAG GCAGAG TATATCTGGGAGCAAGCTGAATTCGACATAATTGGACGTAAAACGAGGATTAGCCTCCATTTTGATCTTAAGAAGCAGCAGAAGAAACTTCGCCATGCGTTTTCATACAGCTGGAGACT GTGGTCATTACCTGAGATCAAAGACTGCTTGGAAGAAGCTGGATTCAGATCCGTCCATTTTTGGATCCGACAGATGCCCGACACCGAAGAGATTAAAAGTATAGAGGGGTTTGGCGCAGGGAGTGAAGTGAAATACGAGGAAGTTGAAACTTTTCAACAAAAGGATTCTTGGAATGCATACATCGTTGGTGTTTTGTAG
- the LOC120082447 gene encoding uncharacterized protein LOC120082447 isoform X1, which translates to MGKRDKKQKHHDGHSRRRDFKFTSEGEVMEDGDFNSYPLPSPSARELEEDEEEVEEEEEEQETTNESSSMGIPSKFQLYQQSVQSPKGDISYLQKFFLMYVGGRQPIHLQEDFCGTALLSLEWLRSDSRRTAVGLDLDLEALVWCMENNFNRTGADVYSRISLFHGNVLNPSEARLVNPEPREDLIENLTLEDSKDNPKASASESIVKEESASFNDNEYLKRNITLDARDIVCAFNYSCCCLHSRADLVTYFKHARASLSRKGGIFVMDLYGGTSSEQKLKLQRKFANFKAEYIWEQAEFDIIGRKTRISLHFDLKKQQKKLRHAFSYSWRLVQNLETTIAHVNRWSLPEIKDCLEEAGFRSVHFWIRQMPDTEEIKSIEGFGAGSEVKYEEVETFQQKDSWNAYIVGVL; encoded by the exons ATGGGAAAGCGAGACAAGAAGCAGAAGCATCACGATGGACATTCTCGTCGAAGGGATTTCAAGTTTACTTCAGAAGGAGAAGTTATGGAAGATGGTGATTTCAACAGCTATCCCCTTCCCTCACCTTCTGCCAGAGAACtagaagaagacgaagaagaagTTGAAGAGGAAGAGGAGGAACAAGAAACAACCAACGAGAGCTCATCAATGGGTATTCCTTCGAAGTTTCAACTCTATCAACAATCTGTTCAG TCGCCCAAAGGAGACATAAGCTATTTGCAGAAGTTCTTTCTAATGTACGTGGGTGGTAGGCAACCGATCCATTTACAAGAAGATTTTTGTGGCACTGCACTTTTAAG TTTAGAGTGGCTTCGAAGTGATTCACGTAGGACTGCTGTGGGATTGGATCTTGACCTTGAGGCATTAGTCTGGTGCATGGAGAACAATTTTAATCGAACTGGGGCTGATGTATATTCCAGAATCTCTCTTTTTCATGGAAATGTATTGAATCCTTCTGAAGCCAGGCTTGTCAATCCTGAGCCTAGGGAGGATCTGATTGAAAATTTAACATTGGAAGATAGTAAAGATAATCCCAAAGCCAGTGCATCAGAATCCATTGTGAAAGAGGAATCTGCATCTTTTAACGATAATGAGTACTTGAAGAGGAACATTACATTGGATGCCAGAGATATTGTATGTGCATTTAACTACAGCTGTTGTTGTCTCCATTCACGTGCAGATCTTGTTACATATTTCAAGCATGCTCGTGCTAGCTTATCCAGAAAGGGTGGCATATTTGTCATGGATTTGTATGGTGGTACCTCGTCAGAACAGAAGTTGAAGCTTCAAAGGAAATTTGCTAATTTTAAG GCAGAG TATATCTGGGAGCAAGCTGAATTCGACATAATTGGACGTAAAACGAGGATTAGCCTCCATTTTGATCTTAAGAAGCAGCAGAAGAAACTTCGCCATGCGTTTTCATACAGCTGGAGACT TGTCCAAAATCTTGAGACGACCATTGCACATGTGAACAGGTGGTCATTACCTGAGATCAAAGACTGCTTGGAAGAAGCTGGATTCAGATCCGTCCATTTTTGGATCCGACAGATGCCCGACACCGAAGAGATTAAAAGTATAGAGGGGTTTGGCGCAGGGAGTGAAGTGAAATACGAGGAAGTTGAAACTTTTCAACAAAAGGATTCTTGGAATGCATACATCGTTGGTGTTTTGTAG
- the LOC120082447 gene encoding uncharacterized protein LOC120082447 isoform X2: MGKRDKKQKHHDGHSRRRDFKFTSEGEVMEDGDFNSYPLPSPSARELEEDEEEVEEEEEEQETTNESSSMGIPSKFQLYQQSVQSPKGDISYLQKFFLMYVGGRQPIHLQEDFCGTALLSLEWLRSDSRRTAVGLDLDLEALVWCMENNFNRTGADVYSRISLFHGNVLNPSEARLVNPEPREDLIENLTLEDSKDNPKASASESIVKEESASFNDNEYLKRNITLDARDIVCAFNYSCCCLHSRADLVTYFKHARASLSRKGGIFVMDLYGGTSSEQKLKLQRKFANFKYIWEQAEFDIIGRKTRISLHFDLKKQQKKLRHAFSYSWRLVQNLETTIAHVNRWSLPEIKDCLEEAGFRSVHFWIRQMPDTEEIKSIEGFGAGSEVKYEEVETFQQKDSWNAYIVGVL; encoded by the exons ATGGGAAAGCGAGACAAGAAGCAGAAGCATCACGATGGACATTCTCGTCGAAGGGATTTCAAGTTTACTTCAGAAGGAGAAGTTATGGAAGATGGTGATTTCAACAGCTATCCCCTTCCCTCACCTTCTGCCAGAGAACtagaagaagacgaagaagaagTTGAAGAGGAAGAGGAGGAACAAGAAACAACCAACGAGAGCTCATCAATGGGTATTCCTTCGAAGTTTCAACTCTATCAACAATCTGTTCAG TCGCCCAAAGGAGACATAAGCTATTTGCAGAAGTTCTTTCTAATGTACGTGGGTGGTAGGCAACCGATCCATTTACAAGAAGATTTTTGTGGCACTGCACTTTTAAG TTTAGAGTGGCTTCGAAGTGATTCACGTAGGACTGCTGTGGGATTGGATCTTGACCTTGAGGCATTAGTCTGGTGCATGGAGAACAATTTTAATCGAACTGGGGCTGATGTATATTCCAGAATCTCTCTTTTTCATGGAAATGTATTGAATCCTTCTGAAGCCAGGCTTGTCAATCCTGAGCCTAGGGAGGATCTGATTGAAAATTTAACATTGGAAGATAGTAAAGATAATCCCAAAGCCAGTGCATCAGAATCCATTGTGAAAGAGGAATCTGCATCTTTTAACGATAATGAGTACTTGAAGAGGAACATTACATTGGATGCCAGAGATATTGTATGTGCATTTAACTACAGCTGTTGTTGTCTCCATTCACGTGCAGATCTTGTTACATATTTCAAGCATGCTCGTGCTAGCTTATCCAGAAAGGGTGGCATATTTGTCATGGATTTGTATGGTGGTACCTCGTCAGAACAGAAGTTGAAGCTTCAAAGGAAATTTGCTAATTTTAAG TATATCTGGGAGCAAGCTGAATTCGACATAATTGGACGTAAAACGAGGATTAGCCTCCATTTTGATCTTAAGAAGCAGCAGAAGAAACTTCGCCATGCGTTTTCATACAGCTGGAGACT TGTCCAAAATCTTGAGACGACCATTGCACATGTGAACAGGTGGTCATTACCTGAGATCAAAGACTGCTTGGAAGAAGCTGGATTCAGATCCGTCCATTTTTGGATCCGACAGATGCCCGACACCGAAGAGATTAAAAGTATAGAGGGGTTTGGCGCAGGGAGTGAAGTGAAATACGAGGAAGTTGAAACTTTTCAACAAAAGGATTCTTGGAATGCATACATCGTTGGTGTTTTGTAG
- the LOC120082447 gene encoding uncharacterized protein LOC120082447 isoform X4: MGKRDKKQKHHDGHSRRRDFKFTSEGEVMEDGDFNSYPLPSPSARELEEDEEEVEEEEEEQETTNESSSMGIPSKFQLYQQSVQSPKGDISYLQKFFLMYVGGRQPIHLQEDFCGTALLSLEWLRSDSRRTAVGLDLDLEALVWCMENNFNRTGADVYSRISLFHGNVLNPSEARLVNPEPREDLIENLTLEDSKDNPKASASESIVKEESASFNDNEYLKRNITLDARDIVCAFNYSCCCLHSRADLVTYFKHARASLSRKGGIFVMDLYGGTSSEQKLKLQRKFANFKYIWEQAEFDIIGRKTRISLHFDLKKQQKKLRHAFSYSWRLWSLPEIKDCLEEAGFRSVHFWIRQMPDTEEIKSIEGFGAGSEVKYEEVETFQQKDSWNAYIVGVL, encoded by the exons ATGGGAAAGCGAGACAAGAAGCAGAAGCATCACGATGGACATTCTCGTCGAAGGGATTTCAAGTTTACTTCAGAAGGAGAAGTTATGGAAGATGGTGATTTCAACAGCTATCCCCTTCCCTCACCTTCTGCCAGAGAACtagaagaagacgaagaagaagTTGAAGAGGAAGAGGAGGAACAAGAAACAACCAACGAGAGCTCATCAATGGGTATTCCTTCGAAGTTTCAACTCTATCAACAATCTGTTCAG TCGCCCAAAGGAGACATAAGCTATTTGCAGAAGTTCTTTCTAATGTACGTGGGTGGTAGGCAACCGATCCATTTACAAGAAGATTTTTGTGGCACTGCACTTTTAAG TTTAGAGTGGCTTCGAAGTGATTCACGTAGGACTGCTGTGGGATTGGATCTTGACCTTGAGGCATTAGTCTGGTGCATGGAGAACAATTTTAATCGAACTGGGGCTGATGTATATTCCAGAATCTCTCTTTTTCATGGAAATGTATTGAATCCTTCTGAAGCCAGGCTTGTCAATCCTGAGCCTAGGGAGGATCTGATTGAAAATTTAACATTGGAAGATAGTAAAGATAATCCCAAAGCCAGTGCATCAGAATCCATTGTGAAAGAGGAATCTGCATCTTTTAACGATAATGAGTACTTGAAGAGGAACATTACATTGGATGCCAGAGATATTGTATGTGCATTTAACTACAGCTGTTGTTGTCTCCATTCACGTGCAGATCTTGTTACATATTTCAAGCATGCTCGTGCTAGCTTATCCAGAAAGGGTGGCATATTTGTCATGGATTTGTATGGTGGTACCTCGTCAGAACAGAAGTTGAAGCTTCAAAGGAAATTTGCTAATTTTAAG TATATCTGGGAGCAAGCTGAATTCGACATAATTGGACGTAAAACGAGGATTAGCCTCCATTTTGATCTTAAGAAGCAGCAGAAGAAACTTCGCCATGCGTTTTCATACAGCTGGAGACT GTGGTCATTACCTGAGATCAAAGACTGCTTGGAAGAAGCTGGATTCAGATCCGTCCATTTTTGGATCCGACAGATGCCCGACACCGAAGAGATTAAAAGTATAGAGGGGTTTGGCGCAGGGAGTGAAGTGAAATACGAGGAAGTTGAAACTTTTCAACAAAAGGATTCTTGGAATGCATACATCGTTGGTGTTTTGTAG